Proteins encoded within one genomic window of Triticum aestivum cultivar Chinese Spring chromosome 2D, IWGSC CS RefSeq v2.1, whole genome shotgun sequence:
- the LOC123054935 gene encoding crossover junction endonuclease EME1 — translation MAPQAPVLEIIDDDDDDGVGVAASPPALLSGRRCRATPPTAAADDSPDFLGAFSPSPPAPKRRATPSAAAALDSPDWLGASSPSPPAPKRRAAPSPAAALDSLDFLDAFTPSPTVPKRRAPASATPIVLDDDTPPPPRRRPSPTPILLLDDTPPSPFAPEIPDVAVAATPPAYATPPSTGPPSSVPGSSSTGRAHDSSGASCPISLDSDDELDDFGTIEPLAKLILPCGNSSPQEEDDHDMEENARPIKERKGRKRLSKEEKGKMIEEKKRQREEKRMQKEADKAKQAEQKKSAKEKADWASGKRALESIVAKIDPKVIETGSIAGALLTMFSEKKLTYQVERNPMSGSILWKMVSPNDQEPALEPYILFVLQAEEFCDLISSGKFLDHVLKARSLYPTFTICYVTHKLMKYIYDREQSQYKNSDSSNRWKRPPVEQVLCKLVTHYDRVHSKDCADEDQLAEHVVRLTSLAKCKFRKQLSWLSVQANGVIVPNDFVNKDQLKKDTWFMSLLAIPKVKPRLALAIWKKYRTMRSLLSVYMDPNKSNREKELLLKDLKCEDNLGDESKKVGPVYSRRVYRMLMAENGAMEAEEAVKS, via the exons ATGGCGCCCCAGGCCCCGGTCTTGGAGAtcatcgacgacgacgacgacgacggcgtcgGCGTGGCCGCCTCCCCTCCCGCGCTCCTCTCGGGCAGGCGCTGCCGCGCCACTCCCCCGACCGCGGCAGCCGACGACTCCCCGGACTTCCTCGGGGCCTTCTCCCCCTCCCCGCCGGCCCCGAAGCGGCGCGCCACTCCCTCGGCCGCGGCGGCCCTCGACTCCCCGGACTGGCTCggggcctcctccccctccccgcccGCCCCGAAGAGGCGCGCCGCTCCCTCGCCCGCGGCGGCCCTCGACTCTCTCGACTTCCTCGACGCCTTCACCCCCTCCCCGACCGTCCCGAAGCGGCGCGCCCCCGCGTCCGCGACCCCGATCGTACTCGACGACGACACCCCTCCCCCGCCGAGGCGGCGCCCGTCCCCGACGCCGATCCTGCTCCTCGACGACACGCCTCCCTCGCCGTTCGCTCCGGAGATCCCGGACGTTGCTGTTGCGGCGACACCACCAGCGTACGCCACCCCGCCCTCGACCGGGCCGCCGTCCAGCGTCCCAGGCTCCTCTTCGACTGGCCGCGCGCATGATTCGTCTG GAGCTTCTTGTCCAATATCTCTGGACAGTGATGATGAGTTGGATGACTTTGGGACCATAGAGCCATTGGCCAAGTTGATTTTACCCTGTGGAAATTCTTCGCCGCAAGAAGAGGATGACCACGACATGGAAGAGAATGCACGACCAATCAAAGAAAGAAAG GGACGGAAGAGACTAAGTAAAGAAGAGAAAGGCAAAATGATTGAAGAGAAAAAACGGCAGCGAGAG GAAAAAAGGATGCAAAAAGAAGCTGATAAAGCTAAACAAGCAGAGCAAAAGAAGTCGGCCAAAGAAAAAGCAGACTGGGCTTCAGGAAAACGTGCTTTAGAATCTATTGTCGCCAAGATCGACCCAAAGGTCATAGAAACTGGCTCAATTGCAG GTGCTCTCCTGACAATGTTTTCAGAAAAGAAACTTACCTATCAAGTTGAGCGTAATCCAATGAGTGGATCAATTTTGTGGAAGATGGTTTCTCCAAATGATCAG GAGCCAGCTTTGGAGCCATATATCCTATTTGTGCTCCAAGCTGAGGAATTCTGTGATCTTATAAGCAGTGGAAAGTTCTTGGATCATGTTCTCAAAGCTCGAAGTCTCTATCCAACATTCACTATTTGCTATGTCACTCATAAATTGATGAAATACATATATGATAG AGAGCAAAGCCAGTATAAGAATTCCGACAGTTCTAATAGATGGAAACGTCCACCTGTGGAACAG GTTTTGTGCAAATTAGTAACACACTACGATAGAGTTCATTCCAAGGATTGCGCAGATGAGGATCAACTAGCAGAACACGTTGTTCGCTTGACTAGTCTTGCAAAATGCAAATTCAG GAAGCAATTGTCATGGTTATCTGTGCAAGCTAATGGTGTGATAGTCCCAAATGATTTTGTGAATAAAGATCAGCTTAAGAAGGATACTTG GTTTATGTCTTTACTAGCTATCCCCAAAGTCAAGCCAAGGCTTGCCCTGGCAATCTGGAAGAAGTACCGTACCATGAGATCACTTCTGAGTGTATACATGGATCCCAATAAAAGT AATCGCGAGAAGGAGCTTTTGCTTAAAGACCTGAAGTGTGAAGATAACCTCGGCGATGAAAGCAAAAAGGTGGGACCAGTATACTCTAGGAGGGTGTACAGAATGCTCATGGCAGAAAATGGGGCAATGGAAGCAGAAGAAGCTGTGAAATCCTAA
- the LOC123056231 gene encoding ras-related protein Rab-2-A-like produces the protein MRSQHCHSAATHNALTFLSSIISISYFCILTLQAGHEAFVPITRQFYCRAACIILVYDITRRETFDHIATLLERARELSRAGVTLALIGNKCDLSHMRAVSYEEGREFAERHDLVFMEASAKTTQNVDEAFILTAERVHKKVQDGVLDLPEKVSLSACLVQYAGKAKDWLSIGWQPTYFANLSKLGNLWQALESSNLGMPICWIANFWHKMGQWK, from the exons ATGAGGAGCCAGCATTGTCATTCAGCTGCTACT CACAATGCTTTGACGTTCTTAAGCAGCATAATATCCATCTCATATTTTTGTATCTTGACTTTGCAGGCTGGCCACGAAGCATTCGTACCTATTACTAGACAATTCTACTGCAGAGCTGCTTGCATCATTTTGGTTTATGATATCACAAG GAGGGAGACTTTTGATCATATTGCTACATTGCTTGAAAGAGCAAGAGAGCTATCGAGAGCCGGCGTAACATTGGCGCTGATCGGAAACAAATGCGATCTGTCTCACATGCGTGCGGTCAGCTACGAGGAAGGGCGAGAGTTCGCCGAGAGGCACGATCTCGTGTTTATGGAGGCCTCTGCAAAAACCACACAAAATGTTGATGAG GCATTCATTCTGACCGCTGAAAGAGTACACAAGAAAGTCCAAGATGGCGTCCTTGACTTACCTGAAAAGGTCAGTTTAAGTGCTTGCCTTGTCCAATATGCAGGCAAGGCAAAAGATTGGCTATCAATTGGTTGGCAACCAACTTACTTTGCCAATCTCTCAAAACTTGGCAATCTTTGGCAAGCTTTGGAGTCGTCAAATCTTGGCATGCCAATATGCTGGATAGCCAATTTTTGGCACAAAATGGGTCAATGGAAGTAG
- the LOC123056043 gene encoding ras-related protein Rab-2-A-like, with protein MQYDHLFSYTVIGDPGVGKSCLEQQFTARAFPEAHEPTIGLEFSTRTITVHGKRIKLHIWDTVRGRRFLPWLATNHSYLLLTNAACIILVYDITRRETFDHIAVWLSRARKLSRAGVTLVLIGNKCDLSHMRAVGYEEGRKFAKRHNLVFMEASAKTAQNVEEAFVVTAETVYKKVEDGVIDLSEKFVGFLHRRENIAPSESGCLVLCY; from the exons ATGCAATACGATCACCTCTTCTCGTACACCGTCATCGGCGACCCAG GCGTCGGGAAGTCGTGCCTGGAGCAGCAGTTCACGGCCAGGGCGTTCCCGGAGGCGCACGAGCCCACCATCGGCCTCGAGTTCAGCACGCGCACCATCACCGTCCACGGCAAGCGCATCAAGCTTCACATCTGGGACACGGTGAGAGGAAGAAGATTTCTGCCCTG GCTGGCCACGAATCATTCGTATCTGCTGTTGACCAATGCTGCTTGTATCATTTTGGTTTATGATATCACAAG GAGGGAGACTTTTGATCATATTGCTGTATGGCTATCAAGAGCAAGAAAGCTATCGAGAGCCGGCGTGACATTGGTTCTGATCGGAAACAAATGCGATCTGTCTCACATGCGTGCTGTCGGCTATGAGGAAGGGCGAAAGTTCGCCAAGAGGCACAATCTGGTGTTCATGGAGGCCTCTGCAAAAACCGCACAAAATGTCGAGGAG GCATTCGTTGTGACCGCCGAAACAGTATACAAGAAAGTCGAAGATGGTGTCATTGACTTGTCTGAAAAG TTTGTTGGATTCCTTCATCGGCGTGAGAACATTGCACCAAGCGAATCAGGATGCTTG GTGTTGTGCTACTAA
- the LOC123054932 gene encoding uncharacterized protein At2g39795, mitochondrial isoform X1, whose amino-acid sequence MARRLLHLRPRLQALAPRLVPSRQYMSDMRRSVFLDRLLRSLRSEISSCRAEPAPRPPPSAAPFALDDRPGEQWVRLRRAFGEQQEEEVRVDASMVDGAVAPTRSGVAAEDGGPQDRMHISVHVEVSKPARPDFALKFECSAWPEEMDVERVFPVRRSGPTPEQQYMGRQFRELDEEMQSAVRDYLEQRGVNDELAAFLHTYMENKEQTELVGWLKNIECYLKNIKKSLLFQKT is encoded by the exons ATGGCCCGGCGTCTGCTCCACCTCCGGCCCCGCCTCCAGGCGCTCGCCCCCCGCCTCGTCCCTTCGCGGCAGTACATGTCCGACATGCGCCGCTCCGTCTTCCTCGAccgcctcctccgctccctccGCTCCGAGATCTCCTCCTGCCGCGCCGAGCCCGCCCCgcggccgccgccctccgccgcgccgtTCGCCCTCGACGACCGTCCCGGCGAGCAGTGGGTCCGCCTCCGCCGCGCGTTCggggagcagcaggaggaggaggtcaGGGTGGATGCCTCGATGGTCGACGGCGCCGTGGCGCCCACCCGCTCGGGCGTGGCCGCGGAAGACGGCGGGCCACAGGACAGGATGCACATTAGCGTCCACGTCGAGGTCTCCAAGCCCGCGCGGCCTGACTTTGCGCTCAAGTTCGAGTGCTCTGCCTGGCCCGAGGAGATGGACGTGGAGAGGGTCTTCCCCGTCCGCCGCAGCGGGCCAACGCCGGAGCAGCAATACATGGGCCGCCAGTTCAG GGAGTTAGATGAGGAGATGCAAAGTGCAGTGCGTGATTACCTGGAGCAGAGAGGGGTGAATGACGAGCTAGCAGCATTCCTGCACACGTACATGGAAAACAAGGAGCAGACCGAGCTTGTAGGGTGGCTTAAAAATATCGAGTGCTATCTGAAGAA CATCAAAAAGTCCTTGCTCTTTCAGAAGACGTGA
- the LOC123050379 gene encoding uncharacterized protein, translated as MVGPSPSPSGSSRRLSELLEEQQEPFSLHPYLLEKGCSPTTLDPAGGCGVASLPCWPRSRGTSPAPRRVTVSKRTPASGLLSKFLHGTAAPASTKRKKKLRSAAIGPCSVEGEKTASKRKNAVEARRAEAKDDEGESYDDDDDDSSKQLSPVSVLERRPFEKPPRAYAEKAIVVLRELLDAARKPALLQRKVAIESSKSGDVLMETSTTTTTTPAPPPAPAPARTDRATSVAHLNQMFEAKEHDLVPLDMPGERGDAGLGRWDVGAELAVAVLEELTEEVVVELMGMVHHEDANTIDVKQCWLLPNC; from the exons ATGGTCggcccctcaccgtcgccgtccGGCAGCAGCCGCCGTCTGTCGGAGCTCCTGGAGGAACAGCAAGAGCCCTTCTCCCTTCACCCCTACCTCCTCGAGAAGGGCTGCTCCCCCACCACCCTGGACCCGGCCGGAGGCTGCGGCGTTGCGTCCTTACCTTGCTGGCCGAGGAGCAGAGGCACCTCCCCGGCGCCGAGGCGGGTGACGGTCAGCAAGAGAACGCCCGCCAGCGGCCTCCTCTCCAAGTTCCTCCACGGCACGGCGGCGCCTGCATCCACGAAAAGAAAGAAGAAACTGCGGTCGGCCGCCATTGGCCCGTGCTCCGTCGAAGGCGAGAAGACGGCGAGCAAAAGAAAGAACGCCGTCGAGGCACGCAGGGCTGAAGCAAAGGACGACGAGGGAGAAAgctacgacgacgacgacgacgactcgtCAAAGCAGCTGAGCCCTGTGTCCGTCTTGGAGCGCCGGCCATTCGAGAAGCCGCCGCGGGCGTACGCCGAGA AGGCCATCGTCGTCTTGAGGGAGCTCCTGGACGCGGCACGCAAGCCCGCGTTGCTCCAGCGGAAAGTTGCCATAGAAAGCAGCAAGTCCGGCGATGTCCTCATGGAGACttcaacaacgacgacgacgacgccggcgccgccccccGCACCGGCGCCCGCGAGGACCGACCGTGCTACCAGCGTAGCACATTTGAACCAGATGTTTGAGGCCAAGGAGCACGACCTCGTACCGTTGGACATGCCCGGTGAGAGGGGGGATGCTGGGCTGGGGCGGTGGGACGTCGGTGCCGAGCTAGCGGTTGCTGTGCTCGAAGAGCTgacggaggaggtggtggtggagctgaTGGGGATGGTCCACCATGAAGATGCCAATACCATCGACGTGAAGCAGTGTTGGTTGCTACCGAACTGCTGA
- the LOC123054934 gene encoding zinc finger BED domain-containing protein RICESLEEPER 4, with protein sequence MFFRKICCIQLAIRKWAASDNELVQTMSEEMKRKFDKYWKDVLDLMSVATVLDPRYKLHMLQAIFGSLYGTEHAAVEVARIRNLMANLLKQYQEADGVVATSEAVSSAASGAGGEDDIMDIFDQYMSSRPTIGASPVQTELDLYLEEEIIRRIPDEDIMTWWKYGGAKYPTLQRIARDILPIPASAVISESAFNTKGRLLSPHRGQLAPSMVEAIMCMKAWSRADMIGDGNSTLCAVFQSVLDDEEEMMDDSESMVTED encoded by the exons ATGTTCTTTCGTAAAATATGTTGCATTCAGTTGGCAATACGGAAATGGGCTGCCAGTGACAATGAGCTTGTGCAAACAATGTCTGAGGAAATGAAGCGGAAATTTGACAAATATTGGAAAGATGTACTTGATCTTATGTCTGTCGCAACTGTTCTTGATCCAAGGTACAAGCTTCATATGTTGCAAGCTATTTTTGGTTCTCTCTATGGAACGGAACATGCAGCTGTGGAAGTTGCCAGAATAAGGAATTTAATGGCTAATTTGCTGAAACAATATCAAGAAGCTGATGGGGTTGTGGCTACATCAGAGGCTGTTAGCAGTGCTGCTTCAGGAGCTGGTGGAGAAGATGACATAATGGACATATTTGATCAATATATGTCCTCACGGCCTACTATCGGTGCTTCTCCAGTGCAGACAGAATTGGACTTGTACTTGGAAGAGGAAATTATCCGTAGAATACCAGACGAAGACATCATGACTTGGTGGAAGTATGGGGGTGCAAAGTATCCTACTTTGCAAAGAATTGCTCGTGATATATTGCCTATCCCTGCATCAGCTGTGATATCAGAATCAGCCTTTAATACGAAGGGCAGGCTGCTTAGTCCACATCGTGGCCAACTTGCGCCAAGCATGGTAGAAGCTATTATGTGTATGAAGGCTTGGTCCCGTGCTGACATGATTG GGGACGGCAATTCGACCCTCTGTGCAGTGTTTCAGAGTGTtcttgatgatgaagaagaaatgATG GATGACTCTGAATCTATGGTAACGGAAGACTAG
- the LOC123054932 gene encoding uncharacterized protein At2g39795, mitochondrial isoform X2 encodes MARRLLHLRPRLQALAPRLVPSRQYMSDMRRSVFLDRLLRSLRSEISSCRAEPAPRPPPSAAPFALDDRPGEQWVRLRRAFGEQQEEEVRVDASMVDGAVAPTRSGVAAEDGGPQDRMHISVHVEVSKPARPDFALKFECSAWPEEMDVERVFPVRRSGPTPEQQYMGRQFRELDEEMQSAVRDYLEQRGVNDELAAFLHTYMENKEQTELVGWLKNIECYLKK; translated from the exons ATGGCCCGGCGTCTGCTCCACCTCCGGCCCCGCCTCCAGGCGCTCGCCCCCCGCCTCGTCCCTTCGCGGCAGTACATGTCCGACATGCGCCGCTCCGTCTTCCTCGAccgcctcctccgctccctccGCTCCGAGATCTCCTCCTGCCGCGCCGAGCCCGCCCCgcggccgccgccctccgccgcgccgtTCGCCCTCGACGACCGTCCCGGCGAGCAGTGGGTCCGCCTCCGCCGCGCGTTCggggagcagcaggaggaggaggtcaGGGTGGATGCCTCGATGGTCGACGGCGCCGTGGCGCCCACCCGCTCGGGCGTGGCCGCGGAAGACGGCGGGCCACAGGACAGGATGCACATTAGCGTCCACGTCGAGGTCTCCAAGCCCGCGCGGCCTGACTTTGCGCTCAAGTTCGAGTGCTCTGCCTGGCCCGAGGAGATGGACGTGGAGAGGGTCTTCCCCGTCCGCCGCAGCGGGCCAACGCCGGAGCAGCAATACATGGGCCGCCAGTTCAG GGAGTTAGATGAGGAGATGCAAAGTGCAGTGCGTGATTACCTGGAGCAGAGAGGGGTGAATGACGAGCTAGCAGCATTCCTGCACACGTACATGGAAAACAAGGAGCAGACCGAGCTTGTAGGGTGGCTTAAAAATATCGAGTGCTATCTGAAGAAGTAG